A genomic segment from Oncorhynchus keta strain PuntledgeMale-10-30-2019 chromosome 7, Oket_V2, whole genome shotgun sequence encodes:
- the LOC118386173 gene encoding GA-binding protein alpha chain-like — MSKSETEEMIEIEIDGQEKQECLEEGVEEQTITSADLIQQDIDINEPIGNLKKLLEPRIQMPLDGYEICLQDIQLHPDHSLFDQGVKTDGTVQLSLQIITKPGEEKLNILEIVKPVETVEVVIDPDAAGEEGTLMEEEGQLISVERSSLSDDTSEQVTRWAAALEGYRKEQVRLGIPYDPVQWTADQVIHWAVWVMKEFSIDEMEVGGIHILGCDLCTFTQDEFLQRVPSGEILWSHLELLRKYVLASQDQSGQEATVTIDQQVQIIPAAVPTSHTTIKVLKQSRGPKTPRISGGEERSSPGNRTGNNGQIQLWQFLLELLTDKDARDCISWVGEEGEFKLNQPELVAQKWGHRKNKPTMNYEKLSRALRYYYDGDMISKVQGKRFVYKFVCDLRTLIGYSAAELNNLVTECEQKKLARIQLHGIGQPITTVYASAQDS, encoded by the exons ATGTCTAAAAGCGAGACCGAGGAGATGATAGAGATCGAGATCGAtggacaggagaaacaggagtgTCTGGAGGAGGG GGTTGAGGAGCAGACCATCACATCAGCCGATCTGATCCAACAGGACATCGACATTAATGAGCCAATCGGTAACCTGAAGAAGCTCCTGGAGCCCCGTATCCAGATGCCATTGGACGGATATGAGATCTGTCTACAGGACATTCAG ctacatccagaccacagcctCTTTGATCAGGGAGTGAAGACCGATGGCACAGTGCAACTCAGCCTACAGATCATCACAAAGCCAG GCGAGGAGAAGCTGAACATCCTGGAGATTGTGAAGCCGGTGGAGACGGTGGAGGTGGTGATCGACCCAGATGCAGCGGGGGAAGAGGGCACCctgatggaggaggagggccaGCTGATCTCAGTGGAGCGCTCTTCCCTGTCAGACGACACATCAGAGCAGGTGACCCGCTGGGCTGCCGCACTGGAGGGCTACCGCAAGGAGCAGGTCCGCCTGGGGATACCCTACG ACCCAGTACAATGGACGGCAGACCAGGTGATCCACTGGGCAGTGTGGGTGATGAAGGAGTTCAGCATTGACGAGATGGAGGTGGGTGGGATTCACATCCTGGGTTGCGACCTCTGCACTTTCACCCAGGACGAGTTCCTGCAGAGGGTCCCCAGTGGAGAGATCCTCTGGAGCCACCTGGAGCTGCTTCGCAAGT ATGTGTTGGCCAGTCAGGACCAGTCTGGACAGGAGGCCACAGTCACCATTGACCAAC AGGTCCAGATCATCCCGGCTGCTGTGCCGACCTCGCACACCACCATTAAGGTGCTGAAGCAGAGCCGCGGCCCCAAAACACCCCGCATCTCCGGAGGAGAGGAACGCAGCTCACCTGGCAACCGCACAG GTAACAATGGTCAGATCCAACTATGGCAGTTCCTGTTGGAGCTGTTGACTGATAAGGATGCTCGAGACTGTATATcctgggtgggagaggagggagagttcaAACTCAACCAGCCTGAACTGGTGGCCCAGAAATGGGGCCACCGCAAGAACAAGCCGACCATGAACTACGAGAAACTCAGCCGAGCACTCAG GTATTACTATGACGGGGACATGATCAGCAAGGTGCAGGGCAAGCGCTTTGTCTACAAGTTTGTGTGTGACCTGAGGACTCTGATTGGCTACAGCGCTGCTGAGCTCAACAACCTGGTGACTGAGTGTGAGCAGAAAAAGCTGGCCCGCATTCAGTTGCACGGAATTGGCCAGCCCATCACCACTGTGTACGCCTCCGCACAGGACAGCTGA